One genomic window of Centropristis striata isolate RG_2023a ecotype Rhode Island chromosome 20, C.striata_1.0, whole genome shotgun sequence includes the following:
- the LOC131993419 gene encoding G-protein coupled receptor 4-like yields MELHFSTFSHGWIKFGYYDYNGVEGYIINVVTFITICFGLPLTLVAIYSLYSLVQKDHVAPIYVINLLISDLIQVFCMVVWVAQPEDIDIYGYVYYVYYFGVVASVCFMVCIALERYLVIAWPLWYRFKRTIKISVVVSAVIWAVTLVYLLTYPYWVKIRAVNIISGIFFLLPLPLFIFFLGGSLKALSASIAVPSDEKRRVVGILVLVLLIYALLFLPSVISPLAQNVDNYETLHNLALLFVRLSPLADLVLYVFMRKGAIDKLLASVCCCRMDNDDTSSSAV; encoded by the exons ATGGAACTACATTTCTCCACCTTCAGTCATGGCTGGATCAAGTTTGGCTACTACGACTATAATGGAGTAGAAGGATACATCATAAATGTGGTGACCTTCATTACCATCTGCTTCGGCCTCCCTTTGACCCTCGTTGCCATCTACTCTCTCTATTCTTTG GTACAAAAGGATCATGTCGCTCCGATCTACGTCATCAACCTCCTCATTTCAGACCTCATTCAGGTCTTCTGCATGGTCGTTTGGGTGGCACAACCTGAAGACATTGACATATATGGATACGTCTATTATGTTTACTACTTTGGTGTGGTGGCCAGTGTGTGCTTCATGGTGTGCATCGCCCTGGAAAG GTACTTGGTCATCGCCTGGCCACTGTGGTACCGCTTCAAACGAACCATCAAGATCTCTGTGGTGGTCTCTGCTGTAATCTGGGCTGTTACTCTTGTCTATCTCCTCACTTACCCTTACTGGGTTAAAATACGGGCCGTAAATATCATCTCAGGTATCTTTTTCCTTCTTCCCCTCCCACTGTTCATATTCTTCCTCGGTGGGAGCCTCAAAGCCCTGTCCGCTTCCATCGCAGTCCCCTCTGATGAAAAACGACGTGTTGTGGGCATTTTGGTCCTGGTGCTGCTTATTTACGCGCTGCTGTTCCTGCCAAGTGTCATCTCCCCCCTGGCTCAGAATGTCGATAATTACGAAACCCTACATAACCTGGCCCTTCTGTTTGTCAGGTTGAGTCCTCTTGCAGACTTAGTTCTGTATGTTTTCATGAGGAAAGGGGCCATAGACAAGCTGTTGGCCTCTGTGTGTTGTTGCAGAATGGACAACGATGATACTAGCAGTTCAGCAGTATGA
- the LOC131993652 gene encoding G-protein coupled receptor 4-like: MDVFQINNTYSISPCDVKQEAGHTITVVTLIVICIGLPLTLVAIFAVFSLVQKDHVAPIYAINLLISDLIQFCCLIVWMAQPENWTICQIVFHTYYSSVVASVCFMMCIALERYLAIAWPLWYRFRRTIKISVVVSVVVWALPLVYLLTFIYYNLLMVSHRRKLENSLNGERTISVFLLLPLPLFIFFLGGSLKALSASIAVSSDEKRRIVGMLVLVLLIYTLLFLPNVIWLLAEGVRRNSSFTDVSTVCLRLSPLADLVLYVFMRKGAIDKLLAYVCCCRMDNNDTSSSAV; encoded by the exons ATGGATGTTTTCCAAATCAACAACACTTACAGCATCAGCCCCTGCGATGTAAAGCAAGAAGCTGGACACACCATAACAGTGGTGACATTAATAGTCATTTGTATCGGCCTTCCATTGACGCTTGTGgccatttttgctgttttttctctg GTGCAAAAGGATCATGTCGCTCCAATCTATGCCATCAACCTCCTCATTTCAGACCTCATTCAGTTCTGCTGCCTGATCGTTTGGATGGCACAACCTGAGAACTGGACGATATGTCAGATTGTGTTTCATACTTACTACTCCAGTGTGGTGGCCAGTGTGTGCTTCATGATGTGCATCGCCCTGGAAAG GTATTTGGCCATCGCCTGGCCACTGTGGTACCGCTTCAGACGAACCATCAAGATCTCAGTGGTGGTCTCTGTTGTTGTCTGGGCTCTTCCTCTTGTCTATCtcctcacatttatttattataatttacttATGGTCTCACACAGGAGAAAGCTTGAGAATTCTCTCAATGGAGAGAGGaccatttctgtctttttgcttCTTCCTCTCCCACTGTTCATATTCTTCCTTGGTGGGAGCCTCAAAGCCCTGTCTGCTTCCATCGCAGTTTCCTCTGATGAAAAACGGCGAATTGTAGGAATGTTGGTCCTGGTGCTGCTTATTTACACACTGCTGTTCCTGCCCAACGTCATTTGGCTCCTGGCAGAGGGAGTCAGACGGAACAGTTCTTTTACTGACGTGTCTACTGTGTGTCTCAGGTTGAGTCCTCTTGCAGACTTAGTTCTGTATGTTTTCATGAGGAAAGGGGCCATAGACAAGCTGTTGGCCTATGTGTGTTGTTGCAGAATGGACAACAATGATACCAGCAGTTCAGCAGTATGA